From Nicotiana tabacum cultivar K326 chromosome 20, ASM71507v2, whole genome shotgun sequence, one genomic window encodes:
- the LOC107780478 gene encoding putative calcium-binding protein CML46, translating into METKPSTNVVLIHFKIFNSIIKIHNILSNAYTFAKAFSKSIYNKWNLIWRSKKLHNYQQLDSKEQYFLNSNSYNSDLFLNEQKICMSELDLNVVMDKLGITWEEEEENIGTYGLLTLLDENPSLEEVKQVFDMFDEDKNGFIDAFELQRVLCSLGIKEGCDLEKCTRMVNAFDDNGDGVIDFTEFAKFMEKSFLYNPS; encoded by the coding sequence ATGGAGACCAAACCAAGTACCAATGTAGTCCTTATACACTTCAAAATAttcaactcaatcatcaaaattCACAACATTTTATCTAATGCCTACACTTTTGCGAAAGCTTTTTCAAAGTCCATCTACAATAAATGGAATCTTATTTGGAGAAGCAAGAAGCTTCACAACTATCAACAACTTGATTCCAAAGAACAATATTTCCTCAACTCCAATTCCTATAACTCAGACTTGTTCTTGAATGAACAAAAGATTTGCATGAGTGAGCTAGACCTAAACGTGGTGATGGATAAGCTTGGCATTacatgggaagaagaagaagaaaatattggtACGTATGGTTTATTAACATTGCTAGATGAGAACCCTAGTTTGGAGGAAGTAAAACAAGTTTTCGACATGTTTGATGAGGACAAAAATGGGTTTATTGATGCTTTTGAGCTGCAAAGAGTTCTATGCAGCTTAGGTATAAAAGAAGGTTGTGACTTGGAAAAATGTACAAGGATGGTCAACGCTTTTGATGATAATGGTGATGGAGTCATAGATTTTACTGAGTTTGCAAAGTTCATGGAGAAATCCTTTTTGTACAATCCTTCCTAA
- the LOC107780477 gene encoding transcription termination factor MTEF1, chloroplastic has protein sequence MLTWLQNPPKTLLPLPSLTPNPSPPFPMCSISPKPTKTSLKSLHIPTHPTPTTTDTGLKFREKILYLQALKINPTKVLELNPHLRSATLDTIKTVETCLASMGIERSAIGRILDMHPQLLTSDPYIDLYPIFDFLLNDVVIPFNDIRKSIIRCPRILVCSVEDQLKPTFEFLKEFGFVGPNRITSQTTVLLVSSVELTLKPKVDYMLTLGFKRNDVVNMVLRSPGLLTFSIDKNFRPKVEYFLKEMNGDLGELKKFPQYFSFSLEGKIKPRHRLLVEHGFSLSLSEMLKVSDGEFNARLIEMRLRLLEDKQL, from the coding sequence ATGCTAACATGGCTACAAAACCCTCCCAAAACCCTACTTCCCCTTCCCTCCCTCACCCCAAACCCCTCCCCTCCATTCCCTATGTGCTCCATTTCTCCAAAACCCACAAAAACCTCTCTCAAATCCCTTCACATCCCCACCCACCCCACCCCAACTACAACTGACACTGGCCTTAAATTCCGTGAAAAAATACTTTATCTTCAAGCACTCAAGATCAACCCCACAAAAGTCCTTGAACTAAACCCTCATCTTCGATCAGCAACACTCGATACAATCAAAACCGTTGAAACTTGTCTTGCGTCTATGGGCATTGAGCGCTCGGCAATTGGTCGAATACTTGATATGCATCCTCAGCTTTTAACATCCGACCCTTATATAGACCTTTACCCGATTTTTGATTTCTTATTAAACGACGTCGTTATCCCCTTTAATGACATTCGTAAATCTATTATACGTTGTCCAAGAATCCTAGTTTGTAGTGTTGAGGATCAATTGAAACCCACATTTGAATTCCTGAAGGAATTCGGGTTCGTGGGTCCCAATCGGATCACTTCTCAAACCACTGTGTTACTTGTTTCGAGTGTCGAGCTTACTTTGAAACCTAAGGTTGATTACATGTTGACTTTAGGGTTTAAACGCAACGACGTGGTGAATATGGTTTTGAGGTCACCTGGGTTGTTGACATTTAGCATTGACAAGAATTTTAGGCCTAAAGTTGAGTACTTTTTGAAGGAAATGAATGGGGATTTAGGGGAATTGAAGAAGTTTCCGCAGTACTTTTCGTTTAGTCTTGAAGGGAAGATTAAGCCTCGGCACAGGCTTTTGGTAGAGCATGGGTTTTCGCTATCCTTATCTGAGATGTTGAAGGTTAGTGATGGGGAATTCAATGCGAGATTGATTGAAATGCGATTGCGCTTATTGGAGGATAAACAATTGTAG